The Acidobacteriota bacterium genome includes the window ATTTCGGCCCGTGGCCAGTTCCGACTGACATGCCCATAAACTACCTCCCGAAAACTGCGCCCGGCTCTGTCGAGCCGGGGAAAGGGTTGAATTCACGTCCGGCGGGCTCACCTAGATCGAAACCCGCCGTGGCGTGCAGGTGAAGGCCTCCGCCATTAACAAACATGGCGCCGTCAATAAACCTGTTTTGACATCCCGGGTTCCACCTTCTCGGTGATCAACCCCAGCTTTTCGACCCCCGCCGAGCGGATGGCGTCCACGGCGTTGACCACGGTTTCAAACTTGGCCCGCGCGTCGCTTTTGACGTACACAGTCTTTTCAACGCGATCGGCCATGGCCGCTTCCACATCCGAGGTCAAGTCCTCCACGCTCGTCTGGTCCGAGCCCATGAAGATGTTCCCATCGCGAGTGATGCCCACCAGAACTGCGTCTTCCTTGTCTGCATCAGGCAATTCGCGGTGGTTGGTGGTTTGCGTCAATTCCACGCTCACCCCCTTTTGCAGCATGGGCGTCACCACCATGAAGATGATGAGCAGAACCAGCATGATGTCCGCCATGGGGACCACATTGGGTTCCGAATTGACGCCGCTTAATGGTTTCTTGAAGGGCATTACTTCTTGCCCCCGGAGCG containing:
- a CDS encoding biopolymer transporter ExbD, encoding MPFKKPLSGVNSEPNVVPMADIMLVLLIIFMVVTPMLQKGVSVELTQTTNHRELPDADKEDAVLVGITRDGNIFMGSDQTSVEDLTSDVEAAMADRVEKTVYVKSDARAKFETVVNAVDAIRSAGVEKLGLITEKVEPGMSKQVY